GATATCAGCAAAGATATGATTATAGATCTCTTCCACAGTGCTCCGGGTCGGTGTTTTCTCCGACACATCTACGGACACCATAAATGGCACCGCCAGATCTTTATCGGCCGTTGTACTATTATATGGTTTTGCATAGAGATTTACCAGATACAGGTATTCAAATGCACGCCCCAACAAAGCTTCCGACCGGATACGCTTTTTATCCGCGTCCGTACCGTTGCGGGCAGCATTAATGCCCAGCAACACCGCATTATACTTGTATATATTGCCATAATGTTTTCCCCAGATAACCGGAACATCCTTCGTATCGGTATTGTACTGCTCAGCCCAAAGGTATACCAGGTCTTCCGGTCGGGTGGGCACCAACGGAATGGCAGGTACATCAGCCTCATCAGAAAGCAGGTTAAGTTCCCGTGCACCACTGGCTGTCAGCGATGAACTATTCAGGAACAGGTCGAAATCATTGACGGTACTTAGAATTACTTTTCCTTTCGGTTCCACATCCAGGTACTTCCGGCAGGAAGTCGCAGCGAACATCAGTCCTGCCATTCCGAATATTGCAATAATATGTTTCATCTTTTTACCTGCTGTTAAAAGTTGGTGAATAAACCTATCGTATAAGAAGGAACAAGATGCCTTCTCGCAAAACTGCCTGTAGCAAGGCTGTAATCATATTTGTTCAGGCCTATGGTAGTCAGATTGCTGGCCTGCAGCTTCAGTTCGAAGCTGGAGAAACCAAGCCTTTTGATTTGTTCCACATTTCTGAAATCGTAAGAGAGGGTTATATCGCGCAGTACGAAGTAAGCGCCATTCACCACATTTCTGTCTGCATTATTGTAAACATAAAAATGATAATTATTATACAACCAATAAGGATAAAGCCCCATAACATCTGTCTTCTTCTCATCGCCGGGATGACGGAAGTAATTTTCGCTTCCCTCCAGTGGCCTGGTATTATATATCGATGGCGCAGGTACTCTTGTTTTAAATCCTCCGTAATAATCAATCATACAGTACACGTAAAAGTTACCAATGTCTACCCGGTTGCTCAGCCCGGCACTCATGGAAGGGATACTGTTTCCATTATACACCAGATCCCTGAACCCTTCATTGAGTGCGCCGTAACCAGGTTGTTTGATTTTCCCGTTCACATCGTACATCAACGGAAGACCAGTAGTATCGAGGCCTGCATAACGGTAGCTAAACATAGCGCCTACCGGGTACCCTACTACGTAGTTATTAGAGATAAATGAATAAGAATCTGCCTGGTTGTTTACATACAGGCTCAGCACCTTATTGGTGTTAACAGAAAGTGCAATACCGGTATTCCAGTTAAAACGCTTATGGGAGATCCAGTCGGCATGCAGGTTTAGCTCTACTCCGTTATTCCGGATAGACGCTGCATTCAACACCGCACTGCTGGATCCTTTAGTAGGATCAATCTGCGACGCAGCGAGCAGGTCTTTACTTTTCTTCAGGTAATAATCGAGGCTGCCGTAAATCCTTCCAATAAACCGGAAATCCAGCCCAACGTTCAGATTCTGGGTCTGCTCCCATCGCAGTGCCGCATTCTGCATAGATGCCAGGTCCAGCGCAGTGGAAGGCGGGTTGGTTCTCAGGTTGGTGGCATAAGCCGCCACTATCTGCGGAATACTGGCTTTGGAGGTATTCCCGTTAAATCCATATGCTGCACGCAGCTTCAAAGCATCCAGCCATTTTGCGCCCTGCATAAAACGTTCCTGGTCTATATTCCATCCCGCTCCCAGCGACCAGAGCGGCTTGTAGCGATACTTCGGATCTGTTCCGAATAAATTCGACTGGTCGATGCGTACACTACCCGACAAAGAATATTTTCCGCGGTAAGCATACACCCCGTTAAAATAGCCCGATACAAAGCGATCGTCAGAATATCCCTTGCCAAATAAATCGCTGTAGTTCAGCCGCGGGTTTCCGCCGGCAAATGTAGATACCCAGTATCCTGTAAAAATCTTATTGTAGTCAACCGGCAGCTGCAATAATGTTTGATCATTATAACCAAAAACAGCGCTCTTGCTTGATTCATTGGTCACCTTTCTGTTTTCCGCGCCCAGAATCAGGTTAAACGAATGCTGGTCGTTCAGTATTTTATTATAGTCCAGCTGCGCTCTCAGCGTATAACTCAGGGTGTTATTGGTTGCCTGCCTGATGTACCCGCCTCTCGGTATATTATAGATGATCCCGTTGGTTCCCTGCTCCGCATATTCGTTCACATACTGACGGGCCTCGGACGATTTTTCACTGGCATAGTGTTTCAGATCTGCCCGTGAGTTTTCGTAGATACCACCGAAACGCAAACTGAATCCGTGTCCCAACTGATAAGTAAAGTTGGCAATGATCTTATTATTGACGGTTTTCGTAAGATCACTGATCTCGTTAACATCCACGAGCGGATAAGCCAGGTTATCATAAAGTCCCAGCTTACGGATAGAATCATTGAATACAGGATTCATTCTCGAACCTGCGAAAACAGGCAGCGGATTCCCGTTCTTATCCTGGAAACGCTCGTACCCATAAACATTCATAAAATCAGGTACCGGCGCTGTCCTGTTTTGTGTTTCAAGGTAATCCGTAGTCAACTCCAATGCGAAACGCCTGTTGAACTTATAGTTTGCCCTGCCTGACAATAAAAAGCGGCTGTCGTTGTTATTGATCTGCGATAAACGATCTCCTTTATAGTTCGCGGAAACATAATAAGTAGCCCTTTCACTGCCGCCGGAAAAATTCAGATCGTATTGTTGCGTAACGGCTGTACGCAGAAACAGCCGGCTATAATCCGCCGCATTATTGTACCCCCCCAACTCAGCAAACCTTTTCTCCAACCCACTTTGATTAATAAGCCCGGCATTTCTGTCGAGCAGAATTTCGTATCCGGGTTGATAGTTATAATACCGTGTCTTATAGTAACTCCAGTCGACCGGCATATCTGTTCCGTCTTTGTAATTATCCCGCAAATAGTCCAGCACCGCTGTGTTAGGCCCGAGCCGGTAGGTGTTATACTTTTCTTTGCCGGTAAATCCCAGCGTAGTGCGGAAAGCAAACTTCGTGCGGCCAATCTCTGCCTGTTTCCGTTCTATGATCACCACACCGTTGGAAGCGCGTACACCATAAATAGTAGCAGCCGCTGCATCCTTCAGCACTGTCACTGATTTGATTTCATTGGGATTGATAGCATCGAGCGACAATTCAGTAGGGTATCCATCCACCACTATCAGTGGTTGTTTGTTAGCGGAGATAGTAGATAATCCACGGATCTGGAACAATGAGTTCCCTTCAAATTTCATGTCGTTATTGATCAGTACTCCCGGTAATTTATTCTGGATGCCCGACAAAAAGTCCGTACTGATCCGCGACTCGTATTCCTTTGTGGTGATAGACGCGATAGCACCTGTACTTTGTTCCGGGCGTATGCGCTGATAAGCCGTAGTCACTTCCACCGTTCCCAAATTATGCCGGCCGAACTTCATGACTACGTCTTTCATATCCGCCAGCTCCTGAGCTTTCAGGGTAATAGTTTCGTAGCCCATGCAGGAAATGCGAACTACTGCACCGGCTGGCACATTGCGTAGCATATAAGCACCGGTACTGTTGGTGATTACGCCGCCGGTGCTTACCTGTACGGTTACATAGGCCAATGGTGCTCCCTGTTCATTTCTTACTATACCCGCCAGATTTACTGCCGGCTCCTGAGGTAACAATGGTCCTGTTTTTACATAAACGACAACAGTGCCGGAAACACTCTTGAAATCAAGAGCTGTTCCTTCCAGCATCTGTTGCAGGGCCTCCCCCAGTGGCTTATTAACACAATGGACACTAACGTCGTTCTTTCCGGCAACTTCTTCGGCCGGAAATGAAATTTTACATCCTGCCTGTTTGGCTGCTTCTGTAAGCAGGGTGGCCAGGGGTTGATGTTGCTTCGATAAACTGATGTTCTTTTGCAGGATCTGGGCATGACTGTACAGGCCATAGACGGCCAGCATCAGCAGCAGACATACTTTCCTCATGTTAAAGGCGGTTTGGTTGATTTTTGATATGCTATAAGCGACGACTATTAAACTGTAATAGTGACAATGCTATCTGTGACTGTATATGTATATCCTAAAGTTGTACAAACGATATCCAGGATTTCGGTTAGCGGTTCTGTTCCATTAAATGCATCCGTAATAGTTACCCGTTTGCTCTTATCTATTGGTTCATTGAATTTGAATGTAACCTGGTAGCGGTCCGACAGCCGGCTACATACCTCATTCAGTGTCATATTATTAAACAACAATCCCTTTGCCAGCCAATCCGGCTGCCGGCCTGTATTAACCGGTACAGCTGTTTCAACAGGCATATTTTCTTTCAATACCACTTCCTGTCTTTTAGTAAGGATAGCTAACTTTTTACTATCTTTTTCCACCCTTACCTTTCCACTGGAAACAGTGACAGTAACTCTACCTGAGGCGACATCCGATTTGATATTAAATGCAGTACCTAACACATAGGTATAGATGCCAGCTGCCTTCACAATAAAAGGCTTCCGGGCATCTGTACGAATATCGAAGTAAGCCTCCCCCTGTAATGTCAGCCGCCTTTCTTTTGTATTGAAATCCGGCGCCGGTGAAATTGTACTTCCCGCGCGTAGTACCACTACCGAACTGTCGGGTAGCACCAGGTGCCGGTCATATCCCGTAGCTTCCTGCATTCCGGGAACCCTGGCCGATTTTAAATCAGCTACTGCATTTGCAGGTGCAGTAACAGCTGATGGCGCCACGGCATTAAAATGCCTGACCATCCATAAGACGCCAGCCAGCACAGCTGCCGCAGCGATGCCGCCATACAGCCGGCGATACCTGGTTCGCTGTTCAGGTATGCGCTGCCGGAACTCCTTATATCTTGTATCAAGGTAGGCCGTATCATACACATCCCAACCGGGAAGTGCAGTTCCTTCTTCCAGGGAATCATACCAACTGCGAAGCTGCTCCAGCTCCTCATCCGTACACCGCCCTGCTTTGTATTTTTCCAGCAACAACCTTAGTTCTTCCTCTTGCATGTATAATCGATATAGATATTGACGAAGCAAAAATGCGCCACCGTTACTCTCTTTTTAAATATTTTTTATCTTAATACAACATAAGGAGACTGATTTGTTTTACACATATTTTATTCTATCTTTAACCCGAACAGAACAGGGGAATCACGTTGAGGTGCAACCAATCAAATACGACAGACCAGTCATTATTATCGCTTTGGGAAAAGGGCGATGAAACAGCATTCGAACAAATCTACCGCAGATATTTCCCGCAGCTGGTTACCATTGCTTACCATAAAACCAAAGATCGCTTTCTTGCCGAAGAGCTTGCACAGGAGAGCCTGCTGGCATTTTATTGCAAGAGAGATTACCACGTCAGTAACATTCCCGCCTATCTCCAGGTGATCCTGCGTCATAAAACATATGATCATTTCAGGAAGATGTTGATCGACAAACAACATGCGGAACAGGCAATCCTTGCGAAGCCAGCTTCAATAGAAGACACTCCTCACCAGCTATACCACTCGGATCTGCTAAAATCTCTGCACCGCCAGGTATTGGAACTTCCTCTGCAATGCCGTACTGTTTTCCTGCTGAGCCGCGAGAAACATATGTCTAATCATGAAATTGCAGCCACTCTCGGCATTTCAGTTAATACTGTGGAACAGCATATGCGCAAAGCGCTGAAAAGGCTGCGGGAAGGAATGCTGATGGCATTCCTGATGTGGGTAATCTCATAGAAAATCAGAGATTAACAGCTATCCCATCCAAGAATTAGCGGCAGTATAAATAATCAGGTCAACTATTATCAGTCAACTATTCAAACAATATTTCTATTTTTTTTTATTTTAAAAAAAAACTCCTACTTTAGTCTCATTAAACCCAACTCCACATGAAATCAGCCCAATTTTGTTTGTCGGCCTATTGCCTGCTTGCAATAATCGCAGATTTACACTACAAAAAGGATGAGCTATCTGACGTACGGAGAACGATTCAACCTCTTATTAAACATTAATAAACCCTTACTAAAACCTGTAGAAATCCAAAAAAAGACAATAATCCCGTGTTAATAAAATTCGCGAGCAACCCAAAGCGCTTCAGTACACAATTTTAGAAAGATATAGGTTCCCTGTAGTTTTAAAAAGCCCTTTTGGATAAAGTTCGTTAGTCATTGGGAGACACGCCATTCAGTATACTGGTAGCTAATCTGCCGCGAATTCTATTTCCCCTTTTTACATAAGACGACGCCCTTGTACTATCCAAAGAAAAGAAGAACGTTAGACCTGTCTTAGCACAATATCAAATCACCAATGGTATCTCCATATAAGGAAAAATATTGAAAGGAAAAGTTCAGGAGAAGTTACAAACCCAGATTCCCGCTTATGCTGATAATTTGATCGCTACATCAGCCTTCGAATTGAAGGATTCGCATGCCGATACTTATGTTATACCCAGAATCTATCGACTTGCTATAGAAGTAGTTATCTCTGTATAATAGCATCAGTAAATAATAAAAAAAATTGCCGCACACATCTGCAGCATCTTCGCTAAAGCAGCGGAAAGGACATTATTTGCCAATCAATTTCCATAGCATCAAAGAAAAATAAAATGAATAAACTGATAACAATGGTAGCAGCAGGCATAGTCA
The genomic region above belongs to Chitinophaga sp. 180180018-3 and contains:
- a CDS encoding SusC/RagA family TonB-linked outer membrane protein gives rise to the protein MRKVCLLLMLAVYGLYSHAQILQKNISLSKQHQPLATLLTEAAKQAGCKISFPAEEVAGKNDVSVHCVNKPLGEALQQMLEGTALDFKSVSGTVVVYVKTGPLLPQEPAVNLAGIVRNEQGAPLAYVTVQVSTGGVITNSTGAYMLRNVPAGAVVRISCMGYETITLKAQELADMKDVVMKFGRHNLGTVEVTTAYQRIRPEQSTGAIASITTKEYESRISTDFLSGIQNKLPGVLINNDMKFEGNSLFQIRGLSTISANKQPLIVVDGYPTELSLDAINPNEIKSVTVLKDAAAATIYGVRASNGVVIIERKQAEIGRTKFAFRTTLGFTGKEKYNTYRLGPNTAVLDYLRDNYKDGTDMPVDWSYYKTRYYNYQPGYEILLDRNAGLINQSGLEKRFAELGGYNNAADYSRLFLRTAVTQQYDLNFSGGSERATYYVSANYKGDRLSQINNNDSRFLLSGRANYKFNRRFALELTTDYLETQNRTAPVPDFMNVYGYERFQDKNGNPLPVFAGSRMNPVFNDSIRKLGLYDNLAYPLVDVNEISDLTKTVNNKIIANFTYQLGHGFSLRFGGIYENSRADLKHYASEKSSEARQYVNEYAEQGTNGIIYNIPRGGYIRQATNNTLSYTLRAQLDYNKILNDQHSFNLILGAENRKVTNESSKSAVFGYNDQTLLQLPVDYNKIFTGYWVSTFAGGNPRLNYSDLFGKGYSDDRFVSGYFNGVYAYRGKYSLSGSVRIDQSNLFGTDPKYRYKPLWSLGAGWNIDQERFMQGAKWLDALKLRAAYGFNGNTSKASIPQIVAAYATNLRTNPPSTALDLASMQNAALRWEQTQNLNVGLDFRFIGRIYGSLDYYLKKSKDLLAASQIDPTKGSSSAVLNAASIRNNGVELNLHADWISHKRFNWNTGIALSVNTNKVLSLYVNNQADSYSFISNNYVVGYPVGAMFSYRYAGLDTTGLPLMYDVNGKIKQPGYGALNEGFRDLVYNGNSIPSMSAGLSNRVDIGNFYVYCMIDYYGGFKTRVPAPSIYNTRPLEGSENYFRHPGDEKKTDVMGLYPYWLYNNYHFYVYNNADRNVVNGAYFVLRDITLSYDFRNVEQIKRLGFSSFELKLQASNLTTIGLNKYDYSLATGSFARRHLVPSYTIGLFTNF
- a CDS encoding FecR domain-containing protein, producing MQEEELRLLLEKYKAGRCTDEELEQLRSWYDSLEEGTALPGWDVYDTAYLDTRYKEFRQRIPEQRTRYRRLYGGIAAAAVLAGVLWMVRHFNAVAPSAVTAPANAVADLKSARVPGMQEATGYDRHLVLPDSSVVVLRAGSTISPAPDFNTKERRLTLQGEAYFDIRTDARKPFIVKAAGIYTYVLGTAFNIKSDVASGRVTVTVSSGKVRVEKDSKKLAILTKRQEVVLKENMPVETAVPVNTGRQPDWLAKGLLFNNMTLNEVCSRLSDRYQVTFKFNEPIDKSKRVTITDAFNGTEPLTEILDIVCTTLGYTYTVTDSIVTITV
- a CDS encoding RNA polymerase sigma-70 factor: MRCNQSNTTDQSLLSLWEKGDETAFEQIYRRYFPQLVTIAYHKTKDRFLAEELAQESLLAFYCKRDYHVSNIPAYLQVILRHKTYDHFRKMLIDKQHAEQAILAKPASIEDTPHQLYHSDLLKSLHRQVLELPLQCRTVFLLSREKHMSNHEIAATLGISVNTVEQHMRKALKRLREGMLMAFLMWVIS